The sequence TAGTTCTTTACCCCTTGGCCAAGTCCGAGGCTTAATGACAACGTAAATGTACCAATGCCTATCGCAAGTAGCGTCAAAAATGTTCGCAGCTTAGATCGTCGTAAGTTACCGTTTGCAGTGGTTGCAATATCTATAACGCGCATACTACACCACCTTCTTACGTGTCGTTGTAACTTGTTTTTTGGTATCTTTTTCTACACTACCATCTTTAAGATACACAACCCTTTGGCATTTGCGTGCTAAATCTTCATCGTGTGTCACAATAACAAGTGTTGTGCCTAGTTTTTTATTTAGTGCAAATAGTAAATCTTCTATCATAAGGCCGTTTTCTGTGTCTAGGTTGCCTGTTGGTTCATCGGCAATTAATATGGATGGTTGGCTCACAATCGCTCGTGCAATTGCAATCCGTTGTTTTTGGCCACCAGACAGATCATTCGCCTTGCTATTCATCTTATCTGCCAAACCTACTTGCCGTATGGCTGTTTTGGCTCGCCGTAATCGATCTTTTTTTGCAACGCCCTGTATTTTTAGCGATAACGCTACGTTATTAAGAACACTATCGTTTGGCTGCAAAAAGAACTGCTGAAATATAATACCCACGTTCTGCCCACGCCATGTATCAGTATCAAGCGCTTTAAAAATATCGATCCCCCCTGCGAGCACTTTGCCTGTTGTTGGTCTATCTAGGCCAATAAGTATATGAAGCAGAGTACTTTTACCAGAGCCACTTTTGCCAACAATGGCGTTTGTAGTGCCTTCTTCAAAATCAAGAGCGATATTTTTTAGTGCACTAACAGCATTTTCTTTTTTGCCATATTTCTTAGTAACACCTTTAACACTCAGCATGCCTCTATTGTACTTGGTAACACAATAACTTAATAGGTCCTTCTATTAACAAAAAAGACCTTTCAAAATCTGAAAAGTCCCTTTTGGTGGAGCTGGCGGGTAATGCTCCCGCGTCCAGCGGTTAACGACACTGCAATTCTACAAGCATAGTTTATTTAATGGTCTTAGGCCACGACTGGCTAAATAAACAAAATAGTCGTGAGCAGCAATTTGAAAGTCTTACAACCATAGCTCAAATAGCACTATGGTTGGCATCCAGATATATATGAGATCTTATTGCCGTATCTGGCGTCTGGTAAAAAGATCGCTACCAGTAAATTAGGCAGCTAGTGCAAAAGCTTTTTGAGGAAATAGCTTTGCAGCTAAGTCCGCTATTAGGCTTTCGCGGTTAGATGTTTTTGCATCTGTTTAAGGTATCTATAACGGTGATAACCGACTTGCCTTGCAGATTGTTAAGGTCCACTGTCGAGCTAAAATCAGCCCCATAATTGGCGTATTTTTACATACACTAAATACGCCTCAATACGTATTATAGCATAAAAAGTATAGTTTTTCTAGTGGTGCGCTGAGGGTAGAGGTTCTGCACCGCTTGGAACTGCATATTTGTCATCGCGACCTGGCTTAAAGAAGATCCAAAATGATATACCAGCCAGTGTAATAATAATGCTCGCTACAAATATAGGTACGTTCACACCAATAGCGGCAATATACCCGGCCATGATAGCTGGTATAGCTTGCGCTAAAGCCATGACGCTAGAATTAATACCCAGCGACTCGCCTTGTAGTTCTTTGGGTGTAATCCGGCTAATAAGACTGGCAGTAAAGGCCATGGTCAAGCCGTTACCAAGTGCCAAAACAGGTGGAATTAAGAATAACCACCGATACTCACCTGCTGGTATCATGGCGTAGCTCAGCAAACTTACTGCAGTTATAAATACACTTACTCTTAGTACTTGGTAGTCTTTGAAGCGTTTTGCAACAATACCAACAAAAACTCCTTGAGCGATGGCAATCCATAACCCAACATAAGCAAAATAATCACCTGTATTACTGACCGAAAAGTTAAATTTCTGGGCAAGTACAACACCAAAAAACGTGGTAAAAAAGGTAAACCCGGCAGTAAACAAAAAGCTTGTTGGCATAACACTGCGCAAACCTGGGCGGGAAAAGGCCGTCACTACATTATGAAACGGCCGTGAAAAGTCTATACGTGCGGTTTTACGTACTTTTAATGTTTCTGGCAAAAATAGTGTAATTAATATCACGTTAAAGACACTTAAACCGGCCGCGAACCAAAATGGTGTAGTTGCATTAAACCAGCTCATAACAGATGGGTCGGCTAATTTTCCACCAATGTATGGACCTAATATAAAGCCTAGTCCAAATGCCATGCCAATTAAGCCAAAGTTTTTAGCCCGATTTTTAGCGGTACTAATATCGGCAATAGCAGCTTGAGCAACTGATATATTACCACCCGTAAAGCCGTCTAGGATGCGCGATGCAAATAAGAGTGGAATATTTTTGGTTGCTAAGCCTATGGCAAAGAGTACATACCCAAGAGCTGTCCCAATAATAGACAACGTAAGAACAATTTTGCGGCCATATTTATCTGATAATTGCCCTAAGATAGGTGCTGCAATAAATTGTGCGAGTGGATATGCCGCACTCAACCAGCCTAGTAAAATAACTCCTTGGGTAATCGTCCAACCATTTGGCAAAATAGAATCTGGCGAACCTGGCGTCACCAACAGCGGAAAAATCGGTATTAGTATACCAACACCAACTAAATCAACAAATACCGTGGCAAACACGGCGAGCAGTGGATGGTTACCAATTTTTCTTTGTATACGTTGCATGAGACTTATAACTTTAAAATATATAGTTAGTATACGACAGTTTTTACTGATTCGCTATATATTTTTTGGTAAGACGTACCCAATCATCTATAGAAAGTTCTTGCGCACGTGCCGACGCGTTTATAGATACACTGGCCAGTAGTTCGTCTACCTGCTGCTTTTCTAAATGTAAGCCACCACTGAGGCTGCTGCGTAGTTTTTTTCGGCGTTCATTAAAGCCAGCCTTAACGACCCGAAAAAAGGTTTTTTGAAGACTGTGTGGCACTAATGGTGATGGCCTACGCTGCATAATAATTACCTGTGAATCTACTTTTGGTGGTGGCGTAAAAAGCGCAGCTGGTACAACAACACCTAGAGTTGTTGTGTTATAGACTTGCGCGCTGATACTTAGCAGCGACATAGCACCGGGTTGAGCAGCGATACGCTGTGCGACTTCTTTTTGAACAAGCAACACGGTGGTTTTTGGTGGATTAGCAGATTCGCATACAATACGCACAAGTTTAGACGTTAAATAATACGGAATATTTGCAACCACTTTGTAATCTTTTGGTAATGACCTAAAGTCAAACGTTAATATGTCATGCTCGATAACCTGTACGTTAGGCGCGTGAATATTTTTCATGAGCTGTGTGGCGAGTGCTGCATCATATTCCACTGCTGTCAGGCTCGCACCAGTGGCTAATAATGCTTGGGTGAGCGTACCAAGACCAGGACCAACCTCGAGAACTGTATCAGCAGCGCTAATATCGGCTGCCGCCACAATATTCGATAATGTTTCGTTATCTGTAAGCCAATGTTGGCCGAGCCGTTTATTTGGCCGTGAATCTACCACCATCCTTTTACTAACCACGCCTGGTAGGCACCTTGCCAGCCACCATAACGGCCAGAATATCCACTAAAGAATCGTAATTGACATACTGGGTCAACTTGCCAATCAGGGCACGCTCTGGCGAGTTTAGACGATGGACACGCTTGGCCAAGGCCACCGCACCCACTACCACTCATTGCAGCTGGTCGCCAGCCAGATTCATGACCTATGATAAAATCAACAGCACCAAAATCAGACTCTGCAATACCAGCTGCTCGCATCCATTCGAGCTTATCGCCACTAACATTGGCTTTGGTACCTTTGGTTTGTGTCTGCGTTGTAGGTTCGGTAACACGAACTTCTTGCAACACTACTCTGCCAACTTCACGGCCATCTCTTGTTTCTATTTCATAGGTTACCTTTTTAACACCAGGCTTACCTGGGCTGGTAACGGTAATTCTCCCAAGTGGTGCGCTTGGATCTGGAGTGGTTGCTGTTTCAAAAGGTATTGACTCTTCTGTTGTAACAACCTGCTTCCCAAACTTAGAAATAAATATTGCTAAATTTGGAGTAAGAGGTGTGTCTGCTGCCGGCGACAATGTAGCGCCTTCTTCTGGCGTGATATTACGTTCTGCTAACAGATCACCAATTGTCTTTACGTGGGTGCGATACGTCACCGGTCCAGAACCATACAAGTTAATCGTCACTGGTGTTGCCCGATGAATGGTTATCTTTTCGCCGATAATTTGTTCGTCCACAAACGAATCGCCTGATTCAAGTGTGTAGGTATCTTCTGGGTACACTTTTACACCAGCTTTTTCGGCGACGAGTTTTGCGCCCTGATATGGCGTAAATGCACGCACTACTTTGCCAGCATCTATAATGCTTACAGGGCGCGCTTTATATACGTTTACCTTAAAATTATCATTATCTATAGCTGTGTCTTTAGCAGGTTCTACAAGGTCGTTTTCTGTAAGGGCTATATCTGTTTTTGTGAGCAGCTCGCCTACCGTTTTTGCACGTGTGGGTACCACGGTTTCTTCACCGTTGATATATAGACTTACAATATGGCTGTCTTCTGGCCCTATTGTCTGGCCATTGGCCACAACAAAACTGCTCGATAAAAAGGTAAATCCAAAAAGAATACCAAAGATACCTAAGGCAAAAGCGTGTTTATGAAAAAATGATGTTACAGATGTATGTATATTCATGAACAAAAACCTCTACTTTGGAGCAAATGCGTTATTGGTATAAACAAATGTTTACTTCTTAACGTTCGGTTCTCAAAATAAAGGTACTGAACATCATTATAGCATATTTTAGGCTATGTCTAGCAGCTGTAAGGCGTGGCGCGTTTCTTCTGCTAATGGCTGTGTTTTCGCTTTTGCTATAGGGAACCATGCATGGTCAGCGATTTCATTATGGTTGATATGCAAGCGAGGTTTTTTATTCAGTTTTACCGTGTATAAACTATATGTGTAGAGTTTGCTTGCTTTGTAGTAGCGCTGTTGCCCCAGAGTGTGCACCTTTTTAATAGGTAAACTGCAGCCAATTTCTTCGCTTATTTCTCTAACTAGGCCATCAAGCACTGATTCTGATGCATGCACACCACCGCCTGGTAATCGCCACCTTTGGTGTAGGCCAAGCCAGTTTTTTGTTAGTAAAACTTCGTCTTTTACTACTAGTATTACATACGCACGATGTGAGCCATATAGCCAGATACGTATAAACGGATAGGTACAAATATAGGTAATTTTTCCTAACGCGCGGGAATGCTTCATGATACCTTTTCTAGAGGGGCAAAACTAATATTTAACCGCTTAATGCCCTTGCCACCAAACTGGACTGCAGCTACTTCACCATCTAGATCTACCACGATTCCCCTCCCAAACACTTGGTGATTAACTGTGTCGCCTGGGTGTAATTCTGGCACATATCGTGGCTCTGATGATTCGGGCTGATTATTGTCTAAAACTCCTGCCGATGCATAGCCTGTGTAGGCAGCTTTTTTAATATGCTGTGCGTTAATTTCGGCTATAAACCTACTGGGGACGTAATGTTGAACACCACCATACAGAACCCTACTATCTGCATAGGTAAGATATAGTTCTTTTTTTGCACGCGTCATACCAACGTAACAGAGCCGGCGCTCTTCTTCCATTTGTGATTGATCAAACAAAGCCCGTGAATGTGGAAAAATTGACTCTTCCATGCCCGTCATAAATACTACGTCATATTCTAGACCTTTCGCGGCGTGAAGTGTCATTAATGTCACAGCATCTGAATTAGGGTTAAGCGTATCTAGATCGCTCACGAGTGCAACTTCTTCTAAAAAGCTTGCAAGCCCTTCATCACTGTAGGCTTTGGCCACACTTAATAGCTCTTTTACATTTTCTATACGGGCTTCTGATTGCAACGTACCATCGTCTAAATAATTGTAATAGTCTAAACGCTTAATGACACTTTCTAAAAGGCTCGCTGCAGATAGGTGATCCATTTCTTGCCGATAGACACTTAGCAGTTCATGTAGCGCAAATAATGCTTGTTTAGCCCGAGCTGTGAGTGGTGACGTATCTACGTTATCGAGAGCATCTGTAAGTGTTAGCCCTTGTACTTGGCGCCACTGTAAAAATTTATCTAATGATGTCTTACCAAAACCTCTTGTAGGTGTGTTCACGATACGCTGAAAACTAATAATATCTTCTGGTTGATACAGTAGTCGTAAATACGCAAGAATATCTTTGATTTCAGTTCTGTCATAAAAACGAGCCCCGCCAACCATCTTATAGGGTATGTTAAAGCGAACAAATTGCTCTTCTAGAGCACGGCTCTGAGCATTTGTTCTATAGAGTAGTGCAATATTTTTGTAGGCAAAAGTACGGGTATCGGTGCGTTGTCTAATAATCTGTATAATTTGTTCGGCTTCGTGCCGTTCGTTGTATGCACTGAGTACCTGCACCGGTGCACCACCACTAATGGCTGTCCAGAGTTTTTTGTCTGAACGCTGTGCGTTTTTAGCTATAACAGCATGCGCGGCATCTAGAATATGGTTCGTACTACGATAATTTTGCTCGAGACGAATAACGGTAGCGTTTTTAAAATCTCGTTCAAAATTTAATATGTTTTTAAAATCGGCACCACGCCAACTATAAATACTTTGCCAATCATCGCCTACCACACAAATATTACGTTTTTCATTTAAAAGCAGCTTAATCAATTTGTACTGGGCGGTGTTGGTGTCTTGATACTCATCAATAAGAATGTATTTAAATCTATCTTGCCATCTTGCTCGCACTTCGGCATTATTTTCTAGTAAACTCACTACCTTACCTATAAGATCATCAAAATCTAAGGCAGCGTGATCTTTAAGAGCTTGTTGATACAACGGGTACACGCGAGCTGCTGCTCGTTGAGTAGGTGTTTGTGCTAATGAAGCGTATTCAGCTGACGTTATTAAATCATTTTTGGCAGCACTAATAATCGCCCCAATGGCCCGCGCAGTATGTTGTTTTTCGTCTATACTAAGCTGTTTAGATAATTGTTTAATGAGTGTTGTACGATCACTCTCGTCAAAAATAACAAAATTGTTAGGTACGCCACTATATTGGCCATCTTTACGTAATATCCGCACACATATCCCATGAAACGTGCCCATGTAGGGCATAAAAGCTTTGTCGTCACGACGGTACGCAAGCAACTGAGCGACACGTTCACGCATTTCTTTGGCGGCTTTATTTGTAAACGTCACGGCGAGTATTTCGTATTGAGTTGCCAGTTGTGTATCTAGTAAATGAGCAATTCGGTGTGTCAGCGTTTTGGTTTTACCACTTCCAGCACCTGCCAGAATAAGCAATGGACCATCGGTTGATTCTACGGCACGCTGTTGCTCAGCATTTAAGCCTAAAGTGAACTGTGACATTATTATATTTTAGCAACCTAAGGTGTGTATAAGTGTTGTGTAATCTATCCACCTATAGCGTATGCCGCAACAATTACTATAATAAGCACAACAAGACCACTTACAATACCCGCTACAATTTTACCTGTCGTTCCGTGACTGTGCAGAGTATCGTGTATTGGGACAATATATTCTTTTGTATCGTAAATTCGGGGTGTTTGCATCTCGTCTGTTAACTCGGTGGTACGTTTTTCTGACATATCTGGCAACGAATCAGACGCCTCGTAGGCGGTCGGGCTTATACTACTCTTTTGTTCTTGGGCGTGTTCTACGGGTTCATTTGGCGCCTCCGGCGGATTTTCATTTGTAACCGTTGGTTCGGGCGTGGTTGCGCTAGCTAGTGGTGTAATATTTGTACCTTTATTAGAAATAATAGTTTCTGTAGGTTGTTCTTCTGCCGGTAATATATTTGCCGCATCTTGTGCAGGCGTCGAACCTGCCCTATTTGCTTCGTGCTTTGTAATTGTCGGTGGCTTAACGTCTTCTATTGTTTGTGGTGTGGTTTGTTCTTCTGCCATTTTTTTACATATCTCTTAGGGTATTAATATTTCTCTTTACTCTGTAGGCACTATCTATAATATCGCTAAATGAATGATAATTAAGACTAGCGCCACCAACTAATAACCCATCTATTTCTGGGAGGCGTAGGTATCCAGATGCTGTATCTGCCGTGACGCTGCCACCATAAAGTATACGTACCCGTTCAGCTGCTTTTGTACCATATAATTCTGTAATATCGTGCTTAATGACACGCGCTACCGATGCTACGTCAGATGGCTTGGCGTTTTCTCCTGTACCAATTGCCCAGACAGGTTCATACGCAATAACAATTGATTGCACTTCTTCACTGGTAACGTTCGCTAAAGCACTTACAACCTGATCATGCAATACTTGGTTTGTTTCTTTAGATAGCCGATCTATTTTTGTTTCGCCAACGCATAAAATAGGAGTAATGCCATTTCTGTAAGCAGCAGCCACTTTGAGGGTAATTTCATCGAGTGACTCATTAAAAATATGGCGGCGCTCTGAATGCCCAACCAGACCATAACTTACTAGGTGACGTAACATGGTGAACGATACTTCACCAGTGTAAGCGCCTTCGTCTTTATGGTAAGCATTTTGAGCAGCTAATTTAAATTTGCGATGATCAATTTGCAAACTCAGTGGCTGCAGGTGAAGATGAGTAGGAGCCAGTACAACTTCTACGTCTTTATGGTTTTGGGTACGTTCGTGCAGCCGCTGCACGAGTAAACTTGCTTGCGCAACCGTAAGATGCATCTTCCAGTTCCCAGCTATGAGTGTTTTTTTATGTGTTGTCATATATATACAATGCTTATGTTTTTATAGTACCACGTTCTGCGTTTAGTCGCTGTCTTGTAAAGCTTCTACACCAGGGAGAGTATGCCCAGCCATGAGCTCTAAGCTCGCTCCACCACCTGTAGATACGTGTCCAAGTTGCTCGCGTAATCCACTTATAGATTCTACATAGCCTACCGTATCACCGCCTCCTACAATGGTAAATGGTACGTTTTTGTCACCAGCATGTTGGCCAATGAAGCCTTCTGTGATTACGCGCGTCCCGTGGCTAAACGGGTCAGCTGCGCCGTGTAAGCCACGAATCTCTGTCATGCCAGCTGTGCCATTCCATATAGCAGTGTGCGCTTGCGATAGCGCACCTTTTATTGCACTCGCTGTCATTGGGCCTATGTCTAAAATCCATTCATCAGCCGCAACGCTGTAGGCATGTTTTGAAGGTTTTTTCGGATACTGTGAAATATCTGCCCATGTATGATTATCTATATCAACAACCCTGGTTTGGTGGGTATTTTCTTTTCCTTTTGCCACAACAACGTCTTGGGGTATATAAAACGTAAAGCGCTCTTTTTTCATTCTACTATATGCTTTTTGCAGGAGTTCTTTGGCGGTATGCACAGCGTCTTTTTCTACCAAACTACTACCAACGGCTACATCTTCTGCGACTAAAAAGGTATTCGCCATGGCACCAACAACCGCTATATAATCTGCTGAATCTATAAATGTGTTTAACAAATCTATTTTGTCGGATATTTTTGCGCCACCAATCACAATGGCCAGTGGCTTTTTGGGTGTATGCATTGCATTGGTTATTGTGTCTACTTCTTTTGCCAGTAGTAATCCTGCAACGCTCGGCAGATACCGAGTAATAGCATCTGTGCTAGCATGAGCACGATGCACAACACCAAAGCCTTCTTGTACAAATACATCACAACCTTTGGCGAGCTTTTTAGCAAAGTCAGGGTCGTTTGCTTCCTCTTCTGGGTAGTAACGTAGGTTTTCTAGTAGTAAAACATCACCCGGTTGTAGCTCTTTAATTTTGTGTTTTGCGTCTGCGCTAATACAATCATCAGCAAAGAGCACTGTGGTGTGCAATAAATCATCAAGACGATGAGCAATAGGCGCAAGGCTGCAGGCAACGTCTTGTTTACTAGTCGGCCTTCCAAGATGAGAAATCAGCACCACCTTGGCGCCAGAGCTCCGTAGGTGCTCTATAGTGGGCAAAGCTTTACGAATTCGATAATCGTCTGTAATAACACCTAGATCATTGATGGGCACATTAAAATCAACCCGAACAAGCACTGTTTTGTTGGCTACATCTGTTTGAAATATAGTTTTTTTGCGAAACATTGCCCACCTTAACCTTTCTTTTTATGTGATGACTCTTACTTTAATAGTGTCTGTTGTGCCTACGACGCCAGGATGCTCGCCTGATACAATTACAACGATTTCGTTCTTTGAAAGTACTTTGTTTCTTTGTAGCCAATCTGTTAAATGTACTGCTTGGTACATTTCATCTTTGCGCACGAAACTCTTTATGCCATACACAATAGATAGTTGTTGAGCTACCAGCTGACTACTTGTCACTGCAATAATTGGTAAATCTGACCGATACGACGCAATAATGTACCCTGTCGCACCGCTTTTTGTCTCCGCTACAATAGCTATAGCACTAACATCGTACGCTAAGGCAATAATTGCTTTACTTATAGCAGTCTGGCGCGTGTGCGATTGTTGTGTACGGTTAAATGTAATGTTTTCGTGAGTATTCTCTTCTGCGTAGCGAATAATCTTTTTCATCGTTTTAACAGCATCTATAGGAAACATTCCATTGGCTGTTTCTTCGCTTAACATGACTGCATCGGTACCACTGAGAACTGCTGTCGCTACATCACTCGCCTCTGCTCGTGTTGGCTGTGGTGCGTCTGTCATACTTGCAAGCATGTGCGTTGCAATTATGGTAGGTTTTGCATGTGTAATGCCAAGCCTCACAATTTGTCTTTGCAATATAGGGACTTCTTCTACGCTTGTTTCTATAGCTAAATCGCCCCGTGCAACCATAACTGCATCTGACGCTTCAACGATAGATTCTATATTCTCTACAGCAGAACGTGTTTCTATTTTAGAGATAACGCGCGCCTTACTCCCAGCATTGGTAAGTAGACGTTTCACATGAGCAACGTCACTGGCCGTTTGCACAAAGCTCAGTGCAACATAATCTATGTCGCCCGTTGCTCCAAACAAGATATCTTCTTTGTCTTTCTTGGTAATGATATCGCCATCAAAATTGGTATCTGGTACATTGATCCCTTTGCGGGCGAGTAAATACCCAGCGTTTTCGGCACGTACATGCACAACTCCGTCTTTGACACTCGTAATGGTTGTTTTTACTTTTCCGTCAAAAAAGTACAATCGTTCGCCACGTTTCACTTTTTTACTTAAATCGTATTGAGTAGGTAACACGCCTTCTCTCTCAAAATCAGCGTTGTAACGCAGCCGAATACTTTGACCTTTTTCTACCTGAAATATGCCATCAAATTCACCTAAACGTACTTTTGGACCTTGTAAATCTTGAATAATCGCCACTGGCTTACCGAGTGCTTTAGATGCTTTTCTGACACGCTTAATTGTCGTTGCGTGTTGCGCATGGTTGCCATGACTAAAATTAAGCCGTATTCCATTAGCGCCTGCAGCGATAAGCTTATGTATCGTGTCATATTCTAGTGAACTAGGACCACACGTTGCAATTATCTTTGTACGTTTATACTGGCGAATTGGCTTTTTAGGAACAATACTCTGCATTGTATTATAGATTACTTGATTCGTTTATCTACCAAGTGATTCTTCGGTTTTCTTAATATCAATAGTTGTTTTAACGACAGTGTCTGGAGCTAAGGAAATACTATCTATGCCTGTTTCTACCAAAAAGCGTGCAAACTCAGGGTAATCAGAAGGTGCTTGACCACATAAACCAATTTTTGTGTTGGTCTCTTTTGCCACCGCCACAACGCTACGAATTAAGGCTTTTACTGCTTCGTTGTTTTCGCTATAGACGTGAGCGACTTCGTGGTTATCCCTGTCTACACCCAAAGTCAGTTGCGTAAGATCATTAGAACCAATTGAAAATCCATCGAATAGTTTCGCAAATTCACGGGCCAATAGTACGTTAGATGGTATTTCAACCATAACGTATACTTCAAAACCATTTTCACCACGTTTGAGACCACAATACTCCATAATCTCTAACACCTTGCGCGCCTCTTCAAGGTCACGGCAAAATGGAATCATCGCTTTAACGTTTGTAATACCCATTTCATCACGAACTTTTTTTAGCGCCTGACACTCTAGCTCAAAGGCAGCTCGGTATTGCTCGCTATAGTAACGACTCGCGCCACGCCATCCAATCATCGGATTGTTTTCTTGCGGCTCAAACTGTGTACCACCAATTAAGTTAGCGTATTCATTTGTCTTGAAGTCACTAAAACGAATAATAACGTCATTGGGGTAAAATGCGGCACCTATTGTAGCGATACCTTCGGCTAATTTATCTATAAAGTATTGTGCTTTATCTTCGTAACCGAGCGTTAACTGATTTATCTGAGCACGTACCGCTTTATCTTTAACTTCGTGGAAACGTAACAACGCTAAAGGGTGAATTTTTATATGTGAATCAATAATAAATTCTTCTCGCGCTAAGCCAACTCCATCATTAGGAATTTGCGAATATGCAAACGCATGGTCAGGTGAACCAATGTTCATCATAATCTTGGTTTTTGTCCGTGGTAAGTCTTTAACATCGGTTTTATCTACCTCATAGTGCAAAATTCCTTCGTACACAGCGCCTTCGTCACTACCGCCAGCACAGCTTACTGTTACATCTTGACCATCATGTATGAGTTCTGAGGCGTTGCCTGTGCCAACAACACATGGAATGCCTAGTTCCCTCGATACAATGGCTGCATGGCAGGTACGCCCACCTTTATCGGTAACAATAGCACTCGCTATCTTCATAATAGGCACCCAGTCTGGG is a genomic window of Candidatus Nomurabacteria bacterium containing:
- a CDS encoding ABC transporter ATP-binding protein, with product MLSVKGVTKKYGKKENAVSALKNIALDFEEGTTNAIVGKSGSGKSTLLHILIGLDRPTTGKVLAGGIDIFKALDTDTWRGQNVGIIFQQFFLQPNDSVLNNVALSLKIQGVAKKDRLRRAKTAIRQVGLADKMNSKANDLSGGQKQRIAIARAIVSQPSILIADEPTGNLDTENGLMIEDLLFALNKKLGTTLVIVTHDEDLARKCQRVVYLKDGSVEKDTKKQVTTTRKKVV
- a CDS encoding MFS transporter, yielding MQRIQRKIGNHPLLAVFATVFVDLVGVGILIPIFPLLVTPGSPDSILPNGWTITQGVILLGWLSAAYPLAQFIAAPILGQLSDKYGRKIVLTLSIIGTALGYVLFAIGLATKNIPLLFASRILDGFTGGNISVAQAAIADISTAKNRAKNFGLIGMAFGLGFILGPYIGGKLADPSVMSWFNATTPFWFAAGLSVFNVILITLFLPETLKVRKTARIDFSRPFHNVVTAFSRPGLRSVMPTSFLFTAGFTFFTTFFGVVLAQKFNFSVSNTGDYFAYVGLWIAIAQGVFVGIVAKRFKDYQVLRVSVFITAVSLLSYAMIPAGEYRWLFLIPPVLALGNGLTMAFTASLISRITPKELQGESLGINSSVMALAQAIPAIMAGYIAAIGVNVPIFVASIIITLAGISFWIFFKPGRDDKYAVPSGAEPLPSAHH
- the rsmA gene encoding ribosomal RNA small subunit methyltransferase A encodes the protein MVVDSRPNKRLGQHWLTDNETLSNIVAAADISAADTVLEVGPGLGTLTQALLATGASLTAVEYDAALATQLMKNIHAPNVQVIEHDILTFDFRSLPKDYKVVANIPYYLTSKLVRIVCESANPPKTTVLLVQKEVAQRIAAQPGAMSLLSISAQVYNTTTLGVVVPAALFTPPPKVDSQVIIMQRRPSPLVPHSLQKTFFRVVKAGFNERRKKLRSSLSGGLHLEKQQVDELLASVSINASARAQELSIDDWVRLTKKYIANQ
- a CDS encoding G5 domain-containing protein yields the protein MNIHTSVTSFFHKHAFALGIFGILFGFTFLSSSFVVANGQTIGPEDSHIVSLYINGEETVVPTRAKTVGELLTKTDIALTENDLVEPAKDTAIDNDNFKVNVYKARPVSIIDAGKVVRAFTPYQGAKLVAEKAGVKVYPEDTYTLESGDSFVDEQIIGEKITIHRATPVTINLYGSGPVTYRTHVKTIGDLLAERNITPEEGATLSPAADTPLTPNLAIFISKFGKQVVTTEESIPFETATTPDPSAPLGRITVTSPGKPGVKKVTYEIETRDGREVGRVVLQEVRVTEPTTQTQTKGTKANVSGDKLEWMRAAGIAESDFGAVDFIIGHESGWRPAAMSGSGCGGLGQACPSSKLARACPDWQVDPVCQLRFFSGYSGRYGGWQGAYQAWLVKGWW
- a CDS encoding NUDIX hydrolase; protein product: MKHSRALGKITYICTYPFIRIWLYGSHRAYVILVVKDEVLLTKNWLGLHQRWRLPGGGVHASESVLDGLVREISEEIGCSLPIKKVHTLGQQRYYKASKLYTYSLYTVKLNKKPRLHINHNEIADHAWFPIAKAKTQPLAEETRHALQLLDIA
- a CDS encoding UvrD-helicase domain-containing protein — translated: MSQFTLGLNAEQQRAVESTDGPLLILAGAGSGKTKTLTHRIAHLLDTQLATQYEILAVTFTNKAAKEMRERVAQLLAYRRDDKAFMPYMGTFHGICVRILRKDGQYSGVPNNFVIFDESDRTTLIKQLSKQLSIDEKQHTARAIGAIISAAKNDLITSAEYASLAQTPTQRAAARVYPLYQQALKDHAALDFDDLIGKVVSLLENNAEVRARWQDRFKYILIDEYQDTNTAQYKLIKLLLNEKRNICVVGDDWQSIYSWRGADFKNILNFERDFKNATVIRLEQNYRSTNHILDAAHAVIAKNAQRSDKKLWTAISGGAPVQVLSAYNERHEAEQIIQIIRQRTDTRTFAYKNIALLYRTNAQSRALEEQFVRFNIPYKMVGGARFYDRTEIKDILAYLRLLYQPEDIISFQRIVNTPTRGFGKTSLDKFLQWRQVQGLTLTDALDNVDTSPLTARAKQALFALHELLSVYRQEMDHLSAASLLESVIKRLDYYNYLDDGTLQSEARIENVKELLSVAKAYSDEGLASFLEEVALVSDLDTLNPNSDAVTLMTLHAAKGLEYDVVFMTGMEESIFPHSRALFDQSQMEEERRLCYVGMTRAKKELYLTYADSRVLYGGVQHYVPSRFIAEINAQHIKKAAYTGYASAGVLDNNQPESSEPRYVPELHPGDTVNHQVFGRGIVVDLDGEVAAVQFGGKGIKRLNISFAPLEKVS
- a CDS encoding triose-phosphate isomerase codes for the protein MTTHKKTLIAGNWKMHLTVAQASLLVQRLHERTQNHKDVEVVLAPTHLHLQPLSLQIDHRKFKLAAQNAYHKDEGAYTGEVSFTMLRHLVSYGLVGHSERRHIFNESLDEITLKVAAAYRNGITPILCVGETKIDRLSKETNQVLHDQVVSALANVTSEEVQSIVIAYEPVWAIGTGENAKPSDVASVARVIKHDITELYGTKAAERVRILYGGSVTADTASGYLRLPEIDGLLVGGASLNYHSFSDIIDSAYRVKRNINTLRDM